The genomic stretch AACATACAGGTCAAATGATGGATCATGTGACTCCCCTATCTGCATGTTGAGGCAGGGAATTTCTTGACACAGAATTTTAGATGCATAAACAGTGTATTCCTCTAATGTTTCTGTAAAAGTAAAAACAATGTAATCAGTGTGTTCGTCTAATGTTTCTTGTATTTTTCCTGCATTTAAAATTTCAGAGAGGGATGCACATAGGGCCCATTGCCCGGCCATCTTCTCACTTTTGTTCTGAATGCAtgtaacatttttcttaggcccTCATACAATCATGCAACTTGTCAAGAAATAGTGTTATGGATATTTTTCTACTAAACAGTAAGAGAAGGATTTGTCCTTTTGGATACAGATACAAGATTTAAAAAACAAAGGGCTGCTCGGCGTTTTGTTAATCTAAATTACCTTTCTTCAGCAtattcttcactttgatgcttatGATAAGGTGCTCTGTGTTTGCCATTTTTAGGAGTATCATGCAAAACTGTCTGATTTTGGACTTGCAAAAGATGGACCAGTAGGTGATAAGTCTCATGTTACTACCCGAATAATGGGAACTTACGGATACGCAGCACCAGAGTATATCATGACAGGTGATATGAAGCTAGAACCATTGATGCCATGTATTTTCTCTTCGTTATCTGATCTTCTTGTTATCCTTTTACATTTTAAATAACATGGGGAATGAATTCCATTCGTCTTTGATGAATATGATGTCTCTGTTTCTGGGTTTAACCTTTTGAAACCTATTACTGCAGATATACTGATTCCTTTGGTTCTCTGATGGGTGATGTCTAACCTGTTGAATTCTGAATCCATTCAGGGCATTTGACCACCATGAgtgatgtttacagcttcggtatggtcctccttgagctcctcacCGGAAGGAAATCACTGGACAAGTCTCGTCCTGTGCGAGAGCAGATGCTTGCTGACTGGGCTGCACCATTGCTTACACACAAGAAGAAAGTGTTGGGGATCGTAGACCCCAGGTTGAGTGGAAATTGTCCAGATAAAGCCGTTCAAAAGATAGCCATGCTAGCTCACTACTGCCTCAACCGCAATCCAAAGGCGAGGCTTCTTATGAGAGACATTGTCTGCTACTTAGAACCTCTTCAGATAGCTGTGGATGTCCCAGGCATAGTGGCATAGATGATTCAACTAGCAGCTCTATGAGATGAAAGTATCGAACCAGAGTTTACACTGGTCTCTGATGGTGCCAATATTGAGAGTAGTAGTAGCGGCGGACAAAGACATTAATTTCAGAGATGAATTCTTGACCAATGTCTCAGAAAAATGTCAATTTTCTTCTGTCCAACCGTCATTAAGTTTGAATTGTTTACCACAATCCAGTGGAAAAGCAGTAAATTATGGTTTGAATATTAATCGAATAGTATCTGCCAACGGCAAAGGATGTCGAGTAGAATTTTCGCAACAAGAAGGTAAAATTTTGGGTTTGAGCTTCTTAACCATGCACAAGTTTGAAGCTGGTCAGTCTTAACTAGGTTTTCACTTCACCAAAGCCAAACATCACAAGTTGTCTCTCCACCAAGCTTACAAGTTGACCTTTACCAGAACTGCTTCTGCTATCATATCAGAATGAAAAGTTTGTTTCCATGTAGTTCAAGATCTTTGTAACAGAAGAAGTGAAGAACTATTTACTTCAGTGTGATTTGATCTTCTCTCTTCAGAAATCCTATCCTGATTAGTTGTACTTTCTAGATGATTACTGCTTTATCTCCTAATTATAGATCATCTTATCTTCATGAACAAGTCAGAGGCAAGTAGTAAACATAGCCGCGTTTTCGAAACAGAAGAGACAGAAGTCTTGGTTAGATTTCGAATTCCATCACAGAGAAGATCCACATTGACAACACATTTGACCAAGTCTTCTCACCATTGGACTCTTGGCTTGATGATATTGTTTGGAGCTGCTGACAAACTCACTATCTGATAAAAAGGAAGCGCTCGTCTGCAGCTCCAAACAAGGAAGAACGGTGTTCTGGATCAGAACTTGCAAGTGTACAATCGAGGAACGTCGGAGATGGGAGACTCGATTTGGGAGGTCAGCAGAGACTGCTACGGAATCACGGCGTTCTGCCAGATAAATCTTCCATAGGATATATGTGTTCCCCAGGAGTGGAAATAGCATCAGGGTGGAAGGATGACAATCCAGATGTAGACATGGAGACCGGTGATGAAAAGATATCACAGGAGATCACATGAGATAGAAGACAAGATAACACATGAGGTGATGACCTTAACCATAGCATAATACTTACCATAGCACGGGAAGGgaaacagaaaaaataaaaaggcCCAATTGGCACGTAGaattctgatatatatatatatatatatatatatatatatatatatatatatatatatatatatatatatatatatatatataaatataaagaatCTTATCATTTTAAGAACCGCCAACAAAAATAAATGACATTATCTTCTTTATACTACATATTAGACTGACCCACGCATGCACGCATGCATGCGATGTGATGTGCTTTCCCGTTTCTCATCGCCCGCGTAAGAAGCAGACTCCTACTCGGAATCAAGTAGACGAAGCCGAGGGGAGACTCCTCACACTATAAAGATCCCATCTTTGTCTCCTCCAAACCCCTTCTctgcgccctctctctctctctctctctctctctctctcgcgcgcgCTTCCGGACTTCCCGCAGAGGCGATGCCCTCGTGACGCGTCGCCTTCTTCTCTCGCCGGTGAAGCCCTCTTTTGCTTTCTGCTTCGCTCCGGACGGTGAGTTCTCCGCTTCTTGTCCCCCTGTTTCCTCGTTTTGATCAAGAGACTGTCGTTCTTGATTGGGTTCTGATCTGCGAGTCTGGTTGGTTCttggattctctctctctctctctctctctctctcttgcgggTGATCAGGGTTTTAGGGGTTGTTCCAATTTAGGCGTATTTGATGGGGGGTGCGATCCCGATTGTGCCCGTGCTTTGTGATCGATTCTTGATTGTGCGGAAGATTGGGCGTGGGTTGGGTCGATCGTAGCACCGACCCTCTTACGCCCTTTTTCTAGATATGACTGAGTTTTTAGTTTGATTTGATGCTCCCTTTTCATGTTGTGTCTCGGATTCCAACATGGAGGGCCTGTTGATCTTGATGGATGATCAACGTTTTCTTGATCAATCAAACTCGTGCATTGCATCTGTCAAAACTTCATGTAGGATTTCTTTCTCGTACATGTTATGACGAATCTTTGTATGCTTATGGTAGTTGTTCGCGGTCTGCATTGCAAGAACTGTTCGACCTTTCTGTTACAGTatggaaaaaggaaaaagtgATCAAGACGACCATGTAGTCCGTAAGCTGAATCGACAGATATCGAATTCTACTACGCGGAATCCTTATGCTGGAGAACCCTTCCGAAGTGGTGGTGGTGCCTCCCCAAGCCTTGACCCAATTCTTTCAGATGAGGCCAAGAACTCTACTTCCAGTAACTTGTCTGACCCATCAAACACTCAAGATGTGAAATGTCCATTGGTTCAGGAGGCCAATTCTGGTAACCACCGTAGAGCATCGACCATGACTGCCGGTCAAGATGCATTGAACTTGCCAGATGACCGATCCTTGGCTTCGGCATTCAAGGCAATGAGCTTCAAGAAAAGGATTGAATTTGATTTGACTATTCCAAGTTTTGAGCACAATCCAGCTTCATTTAGATATGCAGTCTTGCATAATTCAGAACACCTAAACAAGTCTTCCTCTATGCCTGAGTCCTCAGAGATGCCAATCCGTATGCCCACCATGCCAAATGGAGTTGATCTGCCAAATCTGGAAGCAAAAGGGTATTCCTCTTTCATCACTAGGGATGACTCCAGTATGTGCAACAGAACATTAGACGGACATTGTGATGCAAGCTCTTGTAAGCTCAATTTTTGTGCCCCAAGATACCAAACGCCAAACAGTGTATTAGCTTGTCACAATGAGCAGTGGCAAAGCTACACAGGTTACCCTTCTGATATGCCTGTAAATCCAGGAAAGCAGACTTTTTCATCGCCTGGTGTTTTGGCACAGGGGTTTCAGCTTCCGACTACATTCCTGAATCAGGACTATGTGGATGCACCATCACATGCTTATGCTTCTTATTGCCAGCAAAATCAACCAAATGTGGGATGGTGTGACTTCGAGGATGAAAGAAATTATATAAATAATTCTCAGTATCTTTACTTTCAACAGCTTGAAAATCAACATTTGGAAGGGCACGTTCAAAGAGGAAGAAACTCAGCAACTGGGCATTTGTCTGGATGTTCAACACAGCCATATTTTCACATGCCCATTCCCCATCAAGCTGGACTAGCATATCCTAATTCTTATGAGAGTGACGACGTGGCTAACAGTAGGTGTAATCAGTTGTATCATATTTTGCCAAGCAGAAACCATGGAAGGTACCATCGTAATGGATATCCTAGTTTTTCCAATAGCTCTGTAGTTCCACAAAGATTGAAGCTATCATCTCACTCTGGTTCAACTGTAAGTTCCCATGGAGACCAAGTTCCAGACTTCTTTTGTAAATTAACATCTCATGGAGTGAACCCACTACGAACTTCTATTGGTAGCCATCAATTGCCAAAACATGCTGACAACACTAGCCGAATGTTCCCTGATGATGGTGCCAACAGTTATAACGGTCGGCGTGATGGATCATTAAATTTGGGTATTCAGAGAAGTCTGAGTTCCTCTTCTGATGGTTCTGATCAGAGACATGATCCAGAATCATCACATCTGCAATACGATTCACTTGACAATCTCAGTGGACGAATACATATGTTAGCTAAGGATTTGTGTGGTCACTGCTTCTTGCTGAAGACACTCGATAAACGAGAGCGTGGAAATGTTGATAAGATATTTGTTGAGATCATTAGTCATGTTGCTGAGCTTATGATTCATCCCATTGCGCATCATCTTATCAAGAAGCTGGTTGAAGTTTGTACAGAACAGCAATTAACACACATAACTGATAAAATTTCAGAGCGCACCGACCAACTTCCTAGAATCTGCTGTGACCAGCATGGGTATGTGcctttttttgtaattttaatctgttaaacttgatcatgctttaatagtttctttttcatttctgttTCTTGGTATTGCCAACTTCAGAACTTCTGTTGTACAAAAGATTATCAAAACTGTTAAAAGTCCGGAGCTTTATTTTAAAATCGCCGAAGCTCTAAAACCTGGTATACTGTCATTGATGAAGAACATCAATGGTAGTCAAGTTGCACAATACTGTTTGCGATACCTTCCACCTGAATCGAAAGAGGTAAGTATTTGTATATTACATTTGTTCCTTTTCTTTtagtatttatttttaaaaattgtttCTAGGTTACAAAGTAAATAACATCTTTGTTATGTTAGACATGCCAAAATTGATAgttaaatgttttgaaaagttaCAAAATACAATGATGAATTCCTTTTACATTCTCCATGACGTGCGATGCAGGCCTTGACAATATTAATCAGATTATGCTTTTTATGAGTGTAGACCACAAATTAAGGTTGTGGTCTGATTAATTTTGATGGGGCATTTGATAAAACGAATAGTTGTGCAAATAGTTGAAACCTTTTTTTGAAACAGGGTGTGAGTTTTATTACCAAAAGTCACAATTTTGCCAAAGTATAAATTCTCAACAAACAGTGTAACTCCCTCGGAGAAAAAAAGCACATGAAAATAGAACCATTTCATACTACACATCATCTACAAATTGCCCAGAGAATCTAATTTGTGCCAACCAAATGATCATAAGTCTTGGCCCGTTTCTTGAAAATTCTGCCCTTCCCCTTTTAGCCGAAGGCAATAGACAGTTACAGCATAAAGATTTTTTCTTAAGGTAATCAGGCTTCTTTCTTTGCCATAATTAATCAGATGTCTTGCAATGATTAATTTTAGTTTGTCAGTTGTCTGCGGATATTTCCTCTTGGTATGAGCAAAGAGCATTAATTCTGATGAGTCCTTGAATTTACACCCTAAAAGATAGATGCTAATGTGAGCATTCCTGATTTCTTCAGCCTTGGTTGTGTCAAATGTATTCCTTCAATTGCAAACCAAAGGATGAATCAATGGCTTAAAGTCACACCACCAAACCATACAACCTTATGTCATTTGACTGGCATCATCTGTACTGCTGACCAAggtccgcaataccgtaccgtaccggagtttcgacctgggctcggtaccggtacggtacggtataccgagcggtacacccaggtgtaccgctcggtatatttaGGCATGCCGAGCACAGTGTTGCTACAGTGTCAGAACGGTAACAGATGGTCtgcgtaccggaagcctgtcggaccggtacgtaccgcccgtaccgggcggtacagtccggtactgcagaccatgctGCTGACAGACTCCCAAGCCTTCTCAGTACTGAACTTTTGAATTAACGGGTATCCATGTAGctgcatcatcaatttttgctgcATCATCACCTTCTTGAGTGCCTCAGTTTTTTGGTTCACTTTAGCATTTGGATGCTCAGGAACATCAGAACTTTTCAGTTCCCATTTTCTGCTAGATTTGTGTGATTCTCAGGTGGAGGAAAACTGCTAAAACCCTAAGAAGTCTGAATACTGTTAGGCATATGAGTCTTTTCTAATATTTTTGTACGATCAACTTGTACATTTTAGTTTAAAATTTTAAGAGGTAGCATTGGAATTCACATTCTAATTACCTACAGACTCAACCAATATTATAGGTGTTAAGGCTTGTAAGAACAGTGGGCAATTTTTTGGGACTCTAACAAAGTTGAAATATGGAACCTACACTTATGAAATGCTTTTATGTTTTAGCTAAGAGAACCTCGCCCATCACTGatgaaattttaattatttaaatgttGGAATAGTGTAGTATTTCTGTAggtctaataaaaaaatataaatagcagATTCAGGCACACAGCTGCAGAGGGTTTTATTGATGGATAGCAGTCATTGGATTGAACACCACTAACACTAAACATTGGATTGAGCACCAGTAACACCACACATTCATGTACATACACACAAGCTCATGTGAAGTATATAATCTTTGTTATATCCATATGTAGCCCCATGCATGTCAATCATATGTGACTAATATTGGCACGTTACAACGTGGAATGGTTGGCACTTGCTTCTATTCTGTGCCATTTTAGCATGCTTTCATGCCATACCACT from Musa acuminata AAA Group cultivar baxijiao chromosome BXJ1-3, Cavendish_Baxijiao_AAA, whole genome shotgun sequence encodes the following:
- the LOC135624688 gene encoding putative pumilio homolog 7, chloroplastic, encoding MEKGKSDQDDHVVRKLNRQISNSTTRNPYAGEPFRSGGGASPSLDPILSDEAKNSTSSNLSDPSNTQDVKCPLVQEANSGNHRRASTMTAGQDALNLPDDRSLASAFKAMSFKKRIEFDLTIPSFEHNPASFRYAVLHNSEHLNKSSSMPESSEMPIRMPTMPNGVDLPNLEAKGYSSFITRDDSSMCNRTLDGHCDASSCKLNFCAPRYQTPNSVLACHNEQWQSYTGYPSDMPVNPGKQTFSSPGVLAQGFQLPTTFLNQDYVDAPSHAYASYCQQNQPNVGWCDFEDERNYINNSQYLYFQQLENQHLEGHVQRGRNSATGHLSGCSTQPYFHMPIPHQAGLAYPNSYESDDVANSRCNQLYHILPSRNHGRYHRNGYPSFSNSSVVPQRLKLSSHSGSTVSSHGDQVPDFFCKLTSHGVNPLRTSIGSHQLPKHADNTSRMFPDDGANSYNGRRDGSLNLGIQRSLSSSSDGSDQRHDPESSHLQYDSLDNLSGRIHMLAKDLCGHCFLLKTLDKRERGNVDKIFVEIISHVAELMIHPIAHHLIKKLVEVCTEQQLTHITDKISERTDQLPRICCDQHGTSVVQKIIKTVKSPELYFKIAEALKPGILSLMKNINGSQVAQYCLRYLPPESKEFLFDVAVANCIEVARDRQGCCVIQKCLSDLEGEQKNDLLFKVTSKAHALSQDPSGNYVVQLILDQQIPWATSRILDQLEGHYGTLSVQRYSSNVVEKCLKLVRDDRCDNIIRELISDPCFVQISQDPFGNYVVQTARRASKGELIIAFLEAIRPHIAELRASSFGRKVLSKTYHNG